A region from the Ptychodera flava strain L36383 chromosome 10, AS_Pfla_20210202, whole genome shotgun sequence genome encodes:
- the LOC139142757 gene encoding uncharacterized protein — MSGMKKVLIIGKEWTPKKCPLTTSFVQKEFAIKLARCHRPVYFTALSATDEEKEDAERNGVRLILPNPKLKKKIDDDVMLLLPNETFPHLKNYKPISVIFGHACENGTADAALAIKNNVFEDAVFIPFYYEIPEDMGLDPETLQDKVDEMMEYAEGAFAIVSVGTNIYNYNENMYRHLNDKKHLPYIPWVGDEFENFDVPQTTVDTSREVYSLHTLRDDQTLYSLGAAAIAMGKAAYFYKYDKFRPQWKIRGIPNNCCKECQNFLNEKADSSSLKINTYPPLSDKIKKDLKQCHLLAVFTTKDDPFGMVGLLGCAAGVPSLVSKQTGFASFIEEQFADINSIVCNIEHADTPEKASEKWEEHIMKTLKNYDRACNTEQKIRAKLHEAAEDGIIAKYRTNLLNLVSTLLEDDQIANSDQGHMDMVNIGTSETPVPLEGGKGDAEGTIDEGELNNGNNQNSHGASITHHIHSTHIGEVEILITFLRCTPAEEELREKAKAMLNEITAPEDLPHVQAHLDSLGPITIRLVKKKSLCVVLNCETSESVEKLWIDYRRGKLKSLFTDDIASGERLQRYGVSTVSFKVSLPRWQYRQAVAQLKYLKEGCEPREESSDFCPVCGKVVVMAGNNAALSESSQEEVDITEFVAVELESSISRSDQRKADLARMLGGDGTSIIEIAIPKEERSKEVSSIMLFKVQAPQQLSIFARERPEILGALGINRYLHLDICQLSRVRSEGALEKGHQYDANELGKLVEESAIVLRSTTSEMLARQRDEDLRERLFGILESPQASPYLHAVTMVYDDHEIRQAIERDYTAEKDRLHKTIDEITTLESNRRPSVDINIEEFSFKFDDTQQSYRDVLHKLPCHFTWKQDVDVNFRYEYLMPAADDMLKHHGDLAPVPIKALKGYLYVSKLRPKYKRDPRAALKWFDEALSDNQKELRKCDDNDGPMGDKLVLLADIAWVHFLFGEKGKARERLNEIANLFVAN, encoded by the exons ATGTCTGGAATGAAGAAAGTATTGATCATCGGCAAAGAGTGGACGCCGAAAAAGTGTCCTTTGACGACCAGTTTTGTACAGAAAGAGTTTGCCATTAAACTTGCCAGATGTCATCGTCCTGTTTACTTCACAGCTTTAAGTGCCACTGATGAAGAAAAAGAAGATGCTGAAAGAAATGGAGTTCGTTTAATACTTCCAAACCCTAAATTGAAGAAGAAAATAGATGACGATGTTATGCTTCTTCTCCCCAACGAAACCTTTCCTCATCTCAAGAACTACAAGCCAATTTCAGTGATATTTGGTCACGCGTGCGAAAACGGAACCGCCGATGCTGCTCTGGCCATCAAAAATAATGTATTTGAAGATGCCGTTTTCATTCCATTTTATTATGAGATCCCTGAAGACATGGGTTTAGATCCAGAAACCTTGCAAGACAAGGTAGATGAGATGATGGAGTATGCTGAAGGAGCATTTGCTATCGTCTCGGTAGGAACAAACATATACAACTACAATGAGAACATGTACAGACACTTGAACGATAAAAAGCACCTTCCATACATACCATGGGTTGGAGATGAGTTTGAGAATTTTGATGTGCCACAAACCACTGTCGACACAAGTAGAGAAGTGTATTCTCTTCATACACTGCGTGACGACCAAACCCTTTACAGCTTGGGAGCAGCAGCCATCGCCATGGGAAAGGCGGCCTACTTCTATAAGTATGATAAATTTCGACCGCAATGGAAGATCCGAGGGATTCCGAACAACTGCTGCAAAGAGTGCcaaaatttcctcaatgaaaaaGCCGATTCAAGTTCTCTCAAAATCAATACTTATCCACCATTATCAGATAAGATTAAAAAGGATCTAAAGCAGTGTCATCTGTTGGCAGTATTCACCACTAAAGACGATCCGTTTGGTATGGTTGGTTTGCTAGGCTGCGCAGCAGGTGTGCCATCCCTCGTGTCGAAACAAACAGGCTTTGCCTCGTTTATCGAAGAACAATTTGCAGACATAAACTCAATTGTTTGCAATATTGAGCACGCAGATACTCCAGAAAAAGCAAGTGAAAAATGGGAAgaacatatcatgaaaactctGAAGAACTATGATAGGGCGTGtaacactgaacaaaaaattAGGGCAAAGTTGCATGAAGCCGCAGAGGACGGCATCATTGCTAAATATCGGACAAACTTACTTAACTTGGTGTCGACACTTCTTGAAGATGACCAAATAGCAAATTCGGATCAAG GACACATGGACATGGTAAACATCGGCACTTCCGAAACTCCAGTTCCCCTTGAAGGGGGGAAAGGTGATGCTGAAGGCACCATTGATGAAGGAGAACTAAATAATGGTAATAATCAAAATAGCCATGGTGCATCGATCACTCATCACATTCATTCAACACACATAG GTGAAGTGGAAATTCTTATCACTTTCTTGAGATGCACACCGGCTGAAGAGGAACTAAGAGAGAAGGCAAAGGCTATGTTAAATGAAATTACAGCACCAGAAGACCTACCCCATGTACAGGCACATCTAGACAGCCTTGGTCCCATCACCATCAGACTagttaaaaagaaaagtctGTGTGTGGTACTTAACTGTGAGACATCAGAATCCGTGGAAAAGTTATGGATTGACTACAGACGTGGGAAACTCAAGTCACTGTTCACAGACGATATTGCAAGTGGTGAAAGATTACAAAGATATGGAGTATCGACTGTATCCTTCAAAGTGTCGTTGCCACGGTGGCAATATCGACAAGCAGTGGCTCAGTTGAAATATTTGAAGGAAG GTTGCGAGCCAAGAGAAGAGTCTTCCGATTTTTGCCCAGTATGTGGAAAAGTGGTAGTAATGGCTGGCAACAATGCGGCATTATCCGAGTCATCGCAAGAAGAAG TCGACATCACTGAATTTGTCGCTGTGGAATTAGAAAGTTCAATCTCAAGATCTGACCAGAGAAAAGCTGATTTGGCAAGGATGCTCGGCGGCGATGGCACTAGTATAATTGAGATAGCTATCCCTAAAGAAGAAAGAAGCAAAGAAGTATCATCAATAATGCTATTCAAAGTACAAGCTCCTCAACAGCTTTCAATTTTCGCAAGAGAGCGACCAGAGATTCTTGGTGCACTTGGAATCAATCGTTATCTGCATCTAGATATCTGTCAGCTTTCACGTGTACGATCAGAGGGGGCATTAGAAAAAGGCCATCAGTACGATGCAAACG AATTGGGTAAACTGGTAGAAGAGAGCGCAATTGTTCTTCGATCCaccacttctgaaatgttagcTCGGCAGAGAGATGAAGATTTAAGAGAACGTTTGTTCGGGATTTTGGAATCGCCCCAAGCAAGCCCCTACCTACATGCAGTTACCATGGTGTATGACGATCATGAGATCCGACAGGCGATCGAACGGGATTATACTGCGGAAAAGGATAGATTACATAAGACCATCGATGAAATAACGACACTTGAAAGCAACAGAAGGCCATCGGTAGATATAAATATCGAAG aattttcatttaaatttgatgACACACAGCAGTCCTACAGAGATGTACTGCATAAGCTACCCTGTCACTTTACCTGGAAACAGGACGTGGATGTTAATTTTAGATATGAG TATCTAATGCCTGCTGCTGATGATATGCTTAAACATCATGGTGATCTCGCTCCTGTGCCCATCAAAGCCTTGAAAGGTTATCTATACGTGTCAAAACTGAGACCGAAGTACAAGCGAGACCCGAGAGCCGCCTTAAAATGGTTTGACGAAGCCCTCTCTGACAATCAAAAGGAACTTCGCAAATGTGATGATAACGATGGACCAATGGGTGATAAGTTGGTTCTTCTTGCAGATATCGCATGGGTTCATTTCTTGTTTGGTGAAAAGGGAAAGGCCAGGGAAAGATTAAACGAAATCGCAAATTTATTTGTGGCAAACTGA